In Actinoplanes lobatus, the DNA window GCGTCGGCCTTGACGTTCGCGTTCGCCGCGAGGTCGGCGGGCGGCGGGAACTGCCGCGTCTCCGAGGACAGGTTCTCCAGTGTCTCGCTCATGCCGCCACCTCCGCTTCGCTCCGGTGTCGACATGAGTTGAAGACTGAGCTCGATGATTCGCTCGCAAGCTCGCTCATTAGGGCGGCTCCTCTGCCGTGACCGGGGTCTCTCTCGTTGCACACTAGTTGTGCCGGAGGATCCCGCGAAGTTTTGCGCCGCAGCCCGCGCCCGATGGTGTCGTGCGCGCGCTGACTGGCGGATTGATGCTCGCTACTGCGCGAATCTTGCCATTTCCAAGCTTGTTTGTGCACCCCGTGTTTCCGTCGTTTTACCGGTTACCGTGTTCAGGTGGATCCACTAGCACCCCTGCTCGACCTCGCCGACGTGGCGCCCGCCTTCGCGGGCGCGCGGGACGCCGTCGACGCCGCCCACCGCCATCGCGCCCTGCGCAAGCACGGCGGCCAGGTCGCCGCGGAGGCCAGCCTGCGCGCCGCGGTCGCCAGCGCCGCCCTCGACGGCAGCCGCTTCGACCTCGAAGAGGTGCGCGGCGGCACCGTCACCGATCCGGTCGTGCAGGGCGCGCTCCGGGTCGCCGAGGCGCTGCCCGGCCTGGTCGACCTCTGGCCCCGCGCGCCCCGCCAGGTGCTGGCCAAGCTGCACGTGCTCGCCGCCCGAGGCGTCGTCCACGACCACGACCTCGGCCGGCTCACCTCCGGCGCCGAGCGGATCGACGCGCTCGCCGGGCTGGTCGCCGGGAACGAGACCACCCCGCCCATGCTGCTCGCCGCCGTCGTGCACGCCGAACTGGTCACCCTGCGCCCGTTCGCCGGGCCGGCCGGCGTCGTGGCCCGGGCCGCCGCCCGCCTCACCCTGATCGGCCGGGGCTTCGACCCCCGCGGTCTGGTCACGGTCGAGGTGGGTCACCTTTCCCGAGAGCCGGAGTACGTGGGATCCGCCGGCGCCTACGCCACCGGCACCACCGACGGGGTGCGGTCCTGGCTGCGCCACTACGCCGCGGCGATCACGGCCGGGGCCGAGGAGATCGCCGTCATCGGAGACGGTGTGCTGGCCGCGGTCTGACCGGGCGGCATACTTTCCTGCGTGGGTTCGCACTGGGTCCGCCCGTACTCGCCGGGCAACGGCCGCTGGCTCGTCATCGTCTGGGAGGCCGTCGCTCTCGCGCTGCTCACCTGGGCCTCGATCCGCCAGTTCGACCTGATCGGGCACGGGGTGCGGGCGGTCGCCTGCACCCTGGCCGCGGTCTGGGTGATCGGCGCCTGGCGGATCCTGCGGCACGGCGTCTACGTGAGCAGCGACGGCGTGCTCATCCGCGGCCTGCTGCGCTCGCGGAGCCTCCGGTGGCACGACATCGCCGGCGTGCACCTGCACCAGTCCATCCACAAGCTCGGGCGGTGGGAGCTGCAGAACGACACCACCGTGCTGATCGAACGGCACGACGGCGCCACCGTGAACACCGAACTGTGGGCGCAGGGCGTCGACTTCCACTCCCGGCCGAAACTCTTCCGCGCCGTCTACCAGGAGATCCGCAACCGGCACCGGGCCGCGGCCGAGAACTGACCCGTAAGACATGGAGGAGCCGGCGTCCCTCGCGGGGGCGCCGGCTTCGCGCGTCCGGACCGGGTTATCAAGCGTGCACCTGAGTCGTTGTCGACGGTCCTGGCGCTCTTTCGAGCGGAGGTCCCGCCGCAACGTGCCTGCCGTGGCTGATCGCGCGTGGGTTCCCGGTGGCCGTGCACGGTGCCCGACGTTTCCGGGCCCGCGAGTCATTTCTACGCCGCCCTCCGCTTGATCACCAGATTTCGCCCGAAAAGAGGCCCCTAAGACGAATGCTCAGACCGATCCTCACCCCACCCGACCCGGTGGCCCGTGCGGCACCACCCACTCACGCCGGCGGGCGCGTTGCGGCCTGTAGCGGCAGGAGGTCGCGGGTCTTCTACGGCGGGTTCGGGTAGCCCGTACGAGATAGGGGTTTGATTTTTACGCGACGGCGGAGCGGGTGCGGCGATGGCGGCCGTAGAGGGCGAAGCCGATCGCGACGCCGACGCCGACGCCCAAGGCCGCGGCGACCGGCACGGCCGGGCGGTCACGCAGGCGCTTTCCCAGGGGTACGGGGTTGCGGAACTCCATGATCGGCCAGGACCGGAGCGCGGCCACCCGGCGCAGGGCGCGGTCGGGGTTGACCACGCTGGGAAGACCGACCGCCTCGAGAAGCGGGAGGTCACTGCTCGAATCCGAATAGGCGTAGCACCGGGTCAGGTCGTAGCCCCGCTCCTCGGCCAGCCGCTTGACGCCGACGACCTTGGCCGATCCGGCCGAGTAGAACTCGACGGCCCCGCTGTACCGCCCGTCGACGATGGCCATGCGGGTGGCGATCACGTCGGTGATGCCGAGCAGCGCGCCGATCGGGCGGACCATCTCGTCGCCGGACGCGGAGACCAGCACGACATCGCGGCCGGCCGCCTGGTGCTCGGCGATCAGCGCGGCCGCCTCGGCATAGACATAGGGGTTGATGAGATCGTTGAGCGTCTCCGCGACGATCTGCTGCACCTGCTCGACCCGCCAGCCCTTGCAGAGGGCCGCCATGTAGTCGCGGGTGCGGGCCATCGACTGCTCGTCGGTGCCCCCGCCGAGCCGGAACATCAGCTGCGCATAGGCGGTTTTCACCACGTCACGGCGGCTGATCAGCCCATCACGATAGAACGGCCGTCCGAAAGCCAGCGCACTGGACTTCGCGATGACGGTCTTGTCGAGGTCGAAAAACGCGGCGCTGAGGCCCACGGGCCGAAAGTGTAGCCGCAACATGCTCGAAACGACTGCCCCGAACGCGGGACGCGCCTGTTCGTGACGCGCTGTGAGAACGGTCAGACGGGCAGGAGACGTTGCAGGGGCCACATTCGGTACTCGACGGGGAACCCGGTCCTGAGGCAGACTTGTGTTTGTTACCGGGTTGTGTGTTGCTGTCGTTGCGCCCGGTGATTCCGGCGCTCGGTGATTGCGCCCCCCGCGATCGCCGAGTTGATTCGGCTCGACCCCCCCGGAGCCGAATCCCAGGGCGGCCCCCGTCTCCCCCGACGGGGGTCGTTCCCGTTATCAGGCGCCGGAGGCCCGGCTCGGCTCCTCGTCACGGTCGTCGATGAGACCGAAGAAGTCGGAGAGACCGGTCACCGACAGCACCCGCCGGAACGTGTCGCTCGGATTGAGCACCTCGAAGGTGACGCCCTTGGCCTCAGCGGTGCGGTAGCCCTCGATCAGCGCGCCGAGCCCGGTCGAGTCGATGAAGGCGGCGTCGCGCAGATCCACCCGGACGGCCGTGGGCGACCAGTCGGTGATCGCGTCGTGGATGCCCTGGGCCACCATGTCGGAGTTGGCGAAGTCGACCTCCCCCAGCACCGTGACCGTGACCGACCCGTCATCGGTGCGCGTGGTCCGGATCGAGTTCTCCATACCAACTCCATCGGTCCGTGTGGTAGCCGAACATACCCAATCCGGTCACGCGCATGCCTGCGGCTTACCAGATCATCGCCGTGCGTAGCGGTTGTCCACAGGCCTCGTGGTTATCCACAGTCGAGGCTGGTGGTGGTTGTCGCGGCTGTCCGGGCTCGGCGACGGTGGGCGCCCAACCCCGCCGCCCCCGCTGGAGATCCGATGCCCGCTCCGCGCCGCCCCCTCATCGTGACCGCCGACCAGGACCTGCTCGACGACCTGCTGCGCCTCGCCGCGGCCGGCGGAACCGAGGTCGACGTGGCGCCCGACCCGGCCGCCGCCCGCGCCCGCTGGGTTGGCGCCCCCATGGTCCTGGTCGGCGCCGACCAGGCGGCCGCCTGTCTCCGGGCCCGGCTGCCCCGGCGGTCCCGGCTCATCCTGGTCGGCCATCCGGAGACGATGCGGCCGGCCTTCCAGATGGCCGACCTCATCGGCGCCGACAACCTGGCGGTCCTGCCGGAGGCCGACCCCTGGATGGTCGACCAGTTCGCCGGGCGCGCCGATCCGCTCAGCACCGCACGGACCCTCGCGGTGATCGGCGGCCGGGGCGGCGCCGGGGCGAGCATCCTCGCCACCGGGCTGGCCACCACCGCGGTCCGGGCCGGCTATCGCACCCTGCTGGTCGACGCCGACCCGCTCGGCGGTGGCCTCGACCTGGTGCTCGGCTGGGAACAGGTGGACGGCATGCGCTGGCCGGCCCTCGCCGGAGCGGACGGGCGGGTCGACCCGCCCACCCTGCTCGGCGCCCTGCCGCACCGCGGCGACCTGGTGCTGCTCTCCTTCGACCGGGACGAGCTGCCCGGCGTGCCGGTCGAGGCGATGGCGGCCGCCCTCGACGCGGCCCGCCGCGGTCGAGACGTGATCGTCGCCGACCTGCCCCGGCAACTCGACGACGCGGCCGTGCTCGCGCTCCAGGCGGCCGAGCGCGCGCTGCTCGTGGTGCCGGCCGAGCTGCGGGCCACCGCGTCGGCGGCCCGGATCGCGGCCACCGTGTCGGTGCACTGCGACGACGTGGCGGTCGTGGTTCGCGGCCCCGCGCCCGGCCGGCTCAAGGCACGCGACATCGCCCGGGCGCTCGGTCTGCCGCTGGCCGGGACCCTGCGGCCGGAACCCGGTGTCTGCCAGGGCATCGAACGCGGTACGGCGCCGACGGCCGACGGGAAGGGGCCGCTCGCCGACCTCTGCCGCCGGCTGGTCGGCGAACTGATGGAGACGGTTACGAAGGCGGCCGCGGCATGAGCGAGTCATCCAGCGACCGGGTGACGGACCGGGTGCGGCGCCGGTTCGCGTACGACGGGGTGGAGGCGACGCCGGCCGCCGTGGTGAGCGCCGTCCGGCAGGAGACCGCGGTGCTCGGTGACACGGCCGTGCTGCGCCTGGCCGGGCGGGTGCGTGACGAGCTGATCGGGGCCGGCCCGCTGGCGCCGCTGCTGGCCGACCCCGCCGTCACCGACGTGCTCGTCAACCGGCTGCACGTGTGGGTGGACCGGGGCGCCGGGCTGGAACGGGCGGCGATCCGGTTCGGTGACGGCGACGAGGTGCGGCGGCTGGCCCAGCGGCTGGTCGCGGCCTGTGGACGACGGCTCGACGACGGGCAGCCGTTCGCGGACGCCCGCCTTCCGGACGGCACCCGGCTGCACGCGGTGCTGCCGCCGATCGCCACGGACGGGCCGTACCTGTCGTTGCGGACCTTCCGGCAGCGGCCGTTCAGCCTCGACGACCTGGTTCGGCACGGCGCCGTGGAGGCGGTGGCCGCCGAGGTGCTGACGGCCGTGGTGACGGGGCGGCTGGCGTACCTGGTGACCGGTGGCACCGGCAGCGGCAAGACCACGATGCTCGCCACCCTGCTCGGGCTGGTGCCGCCGACCGAGCGCATCGTGCTCGTCGAGGACGCCGCCGAGCTCCGGCCGGTGCATCCGCATGTGGTGGCGTTGCAGGCGCGTACCGCGAATGTGGAGGGTGCCGGTGCCGTCGGGCTGACCGACCTGGTCCGGCAGGCGCTGCGGATGCGACCCGACCGGCTCGTCGTCGGGGAGTGCCGGGGTGCCGAGATCGTCGACCTGCTCGGCGCGCTCAACACCGGCCACGACGGCGGCGCCGGGACGCTGCACGCCAACGCGCCCGGGGACGTACCGGCCCGGCTCGAGGCGCTCGGACTGCTCGGCGGTCTGCCCCGGGCTGCGCTGCACGCCCAGGTGGTGGCGGCGCTCCAGGTGGTGTTGCAGGTCCGGCGGACCGGTGCGGGCCGGTTCCTGGAGTCGATCGGTGTGCTCGTGCCGGCGGGGGAGGAGCGGCTGGCGACCGTGGTGCCGGCCTGGCAGCGCGACCGCGGCCCCGGCCCGGGCGCCACGGTGCTGGCCCGGCTGCTCGCCGAGCGGGGGATCACGGTCCCCGAGGTGCTGCGGTCGTGACCTGGGTGCTCGTGACGCTGCTGGTGGCTGCCGTGTTCCTGGTCGCCGGTCCGGAGCGTGGGGCGCGGGACCGGCTGACCGGGCGGCGGACCCGGCTGGACCTCACCGGGGTACGACGGGTGCTCGTCGCCCTGCTCGGCGGGCCGGTGTGGCGTCTCGCCGTCGGAGCCGCGGTCGTCGCCGGAGTGGCCGCCGGATCGGCCGGCGGCCCGGTCGCGGCGGTCGTGGCGGGTGCGTACGCGGGTTTGGCGGTCCACGAGTGGCGACGCCTGGACCGGCGGAAACGTGGCGCCGCCCGGCGGATGGCGACCCTCGACGAGCTGACCTCCCTGGTGGCGGACCTGCGGGCGGGCATTCCGGCGGCCGTGGTGGCGGCCACCTCGGCGGGCGGGGCCCGGTTGGCCGGGGACGAGCGGATCCAGCGGCTGACCGGTGCGGTGTGGCGGCTCGCCGAACACACCGGGGCGCCGGCCGCCGACCTGCTCGAGCGGATCGAGTCGGACGCGCGGGAGACCGGGCGTCTCGGCAGGAAGGCGGGCGCCCAGGCGGCCGGGGCCCAGGTGACGGCCGGGCTGCTGGCGGTGCTGCCGTTCGCCGGGATCGGCGCCGGGTATGTGCTGGGCGGCGACCCGATGGACGTGCTGCTGCATACGCCGGGCGGCGCCGGGTGCGCGATCGGGGCGCTGATCCTCCAGTGCTGCGGCCTGAAATGGGCGCAGCGCATCGGCGAGCGGGTGCTGCGATGACGCCGGTGTGCGGCGTGGCGGAGCTGCTGCGCCCCGGTGGGCCGGTCCGGGTCCCGTTGCGGGAGTGCTGCGCGGCGGCCCTGGTCGGAGCGGGCGGCGAGACCTCGGCGTGCGCCGCGGCGCGGCCGGCTGTCCCGGCTGGTTCCCCGCGGGCGACCGGGCCGGAAGGTGACCGCGGGCAACCTGCCGAGGTGGCGCGATGACCGGGATCGTGGTGGCGGGTTGTGCGGCGCTGGCTGCCGGGCTGCTGATCCTTCCGGCGGGCCGGCGGCGGCTGTCGCGACCCCGCTCCGGGCGACCGGGCGGGCGGCGGACCCGGGTGCTGCTGTCGGTGCTGGCCGGGCTCGCCGTCGCCGGCTTCATCGGCGGCCCATGGGGTGTCCCGCTGGGCGTGGCGGCCGGCCTCGGGACGGAGCGCTTCCTGCGCGGCCGGGAACCGGCCGAGGTCCGCCAGGAACGCGCCGAGGCCCTGGCCGACCTGCCGCTCGGTGCGGACCTGCTGGCGGCCGCATTGCAGGGCGGCACCTCGGTGGACCGGTCGATCGCCGCCGTGGCGGACGCCCTGGGCGGCCCGCTCGGTGACCGGCTCCAGCGGGTCGCCCGATCGCTGCGGCTCGGCGCGAGCCCGCCCGAGGCCTGGGCGCACCTGGCCGGGGTGCCGCAGAGCGAGCGGCTGGTCGCCGCGGCCGTCCGGTCCAGCGCGAGCGGCGGTGCGCTGGCCGGTGCGCTGGAACGGTTCGCCGGTGACCTGCGGGCCGACCGCGCCGTCGAGAACGAGGCCGCCGCCCAACGGGCGAGTGTCCTCATCGTCCTTCCGCTCGGGCTGTGCTTCCTGCCGGCCTTCGTACTCGCCGGCCTGGTGCCGACGATGGTCGCGATCCTCCGCGACGTGCTGTGAATCCGGTACGGCGTGTCCGGCGCCGTACCCGGCGTCGCGATCCTCCGCGACGTGCTCCGAACCCGGTACGGCGTGTCCGGCGCCGTACCCGACCGACCGAGGAGGTCCAGTGCACAAACTCATCGCCCACTACCGGCGGCTCCAGGCGGAAGCCGGGGACGCCGGGATGAGCACCGCCGAATACGCCGTGGGCACCATTGCCGCGGTGGCCTTCGCCGGCGTCCTGCTCAAGGTCATCACCAGCGGGACCGTGCAGTCGGCGTTGAGCGCGCTCATCGCCCGGGCGCTGAAGTGAGACGGCGCCGGTGGCCCGGCCGGGACCGGGGTTCGTTCACCGCGGAACTCGCGGCCGGGCTGCCGGCGCTCATGGTGCTGCTCAGCGCCGGCATCACGGCCGTCACGGCGGTGGCGACCCGGATGCAGTGCCTGGACGCGGCCCGGGAGGCCGCGCTGTCCGCGGCCCGCGGCGAGCCGTCCACGGCGGCGGGCCGGCTGGCTCCGGAGGGCGCCGCCATCCGGGTGTCGGAGGGCGGGGAGACGGTCACGGCGGAGGTGTCGGCGCCGGTCCGGATCCTCGGGTCGGATCTGCCGGGGATGACGGTCCGGGCCAGCGCGTCCGCGGCCCGCGAGCCGGAGGGGGCGCCTGTCCCGTGAGGGACATCGGCTGTGCGGTGAGGGACCGGGGCTCGGCATCGGTTCTGGTGGCGGCCGCCGGATCGGTGCTGGTCGTGCTGGCCGCGGGCCTGGCCGCTGTCGGCGCCGCCCGGGTGGCCCGGCACCAGGCCAAGGTGGCGGCCGACTTCGGGGCGCTGGCCGGGGGAGCGCACGCCATCGAGGGGCAGGCGGCGGCCTGCGCGGTGGCACGGCGCTACGTCGAGGCCAACGGGGCGAGCATGTCCGATTGCGTCGTCTCGGGACTGGAGATCGTGGTCCGGGCCGAGGTCCGGTTCCGGTTCGCCCCGGATGGTGCGGAAGCCGCCTCCCGGGCGGGCCCGATCTCCGGTGTGACTATTCCCACATGACCGGTACGGCGGGCGGCCGCGTCAGTGAGTTTCGGGGGGTGACGGAGGGAGCGCGCCCAGGACGACGTCGAGCACCTTCACGGCGTCCTCCTTGTTCAGCGGATTGTTGCCGTTTCCGCACTTCGGGGACTGCACGCAGGACGGGCAACCGGCCTCGCACACGCACGACGCGATCGCCTCCCGGGTCGCCCGCAGCCACTCCGCGGCCGTTCCGTAGGCCCGCTCGGCGAACCCGGCACCCCCGGGATGCCCGTCGTAGACGAAGACGGTCGGCGCCTCGGTGTCGGCGTGACCGGCGGTGGACAACCCGCCGATGTCCCACCGATCGCAGGTGGCGATCAGCGGCAGCAGGCCGATCCCGGCGTGCTCGGCGGCGTGCAGCGCGCCCGGGAACTCGCTCGGCTCCACCCCGGCCGCGGCCAGCGCCCGCGGCGAGACGGTGAACCAGACGGCCACCGTGCGCAGTTCGCGTACCGGCAGGTCGAGCGGGCGGGTGTCGATGACCTCGCCGCTGCCGATCCGCCGCCGCTGGTAGGACACCACCTGGTTGGTCACGTCCACCTCGCCGAGGAACAGGCCGACGGGACCGGCGTCCACATACGACCGGACGTTCACCACCGAGAGGTCGGTGACGTCCCGGGCGTGCGTGGTCCAGTCCGGTTCCTCCTGGTGGACGAGCGCGATCGCGTCCTCCAGATCGAGGTCGTCCACCACATAGGACACGCCCTGGTGCAGGTAGACCGCGCCTGGGTGGAGCATGACGTGCGACGAACCGGGGTCGACCGTGCCGAGCAGCCGCCCGGTCGACGCCTCGACGACCGCCACCGGCGCCCCGCCGGTGCCGCGCAGGTCGACCTCCGGCCGCCCGCGATGGATCCAGTACCACCCGGAGGGCCGCCGCCGCAGCACCCCCTCGGCGACCAGCCGCTGCACGATCCCGGCCGCCGCGTCGCCGAAGAGTTCCAGGTCGGCGTCGGTGAGCGGCGCCTCGGACGCGGCGCAGCACAGTTGTGGGCCGAGCACGTACGGGTTCGCCGGGTCGAGCACGGTCGCCTCGACCGGCCGCCCGAACACCGCCTCCGGATGGTGCACCAGGTAGGTGTCGAGCGGATCGTCCCGGGCCACCAGCACGGCGAGCGCCTCCCCGCCGGCCCGTCCGGCCCGGCCCGCCTGCTGCCACAGCGACGCCCGGGTGCCGGGATAACCGCAGATCAGTACGGCGTCCAGCCCGGCCAGGTCGACGCCGAGCTCCAGCGCGTTGGTGGAGGCCAGCCCGAGCAGTTCCCCGGAGAGCAGCGCCCGTTCGATGGCCCGCCGGTCCTCCCGCAGATAGCCGGCCCGGTAGGCGGCGACCCGGTCACCGAGCCCGGGGACCGCCTCGTTCAACGACTGCCGGGCCAGTGCGGCGACCACCTCGGCCCCGCGACGGGACCGGACGAAGGCCAGCGTGCGGGTGCCGGCCACGACCGCGTCGGTGAGCAGGTCGGCGGTCTCCCGCAGGGCGGACCGCCGGATGGGAGGCGCGTCCAAAAGATCATCAACGGACGAGGGAACGGGGAGCAGTGGCGGCTCCCACAGGGCGAATGTCACGGCGCCCCGCGGGGAGGCGTCGTCGGTCACCGCGGTCACCGGCAGCCCGGTCAGCCTCGACGCCGACCCGGCCGGATCCCCGGAGGTGGCCGAGGCCAGCACGAATGTCGGCGAGGCGCCGTACCGGGCCGCCGCCCGGCGCAGCCGTCGCAGCACGTGCGCCACGTGCGAGCCGAACACCCCGCGGTACGTGTGACATTCGTCGATCACCACGTACCGGAGGCGGCGAAGGAAGACCCCCCACCGGCTGTGGCCCGGCAGCAGGCTGTGATGCAGCATGTCGGGGTTGGTGAGCAGGAAGCGCGAGTGCTGCCGGATCCACTCCCGTTCCTCGCGTGGGGTGTCACCGTCGTAGGTGGCCGGCCGCACCCCGTCCAGCCCGAGCCGCACCAGACCGCGCAGCTGATCGGCGGCGAGCGCCTTGGTGGGTGACAGATAGAGCACCGTCGCCTTAGGGTCCGTGGCGAGCGTGCTGAGTGCCGGCAGTTGGTAGGCGAGCGATTTGCCCGATGCCGTGCCGGTGGCCAGAACGACGTGTGTGCCCTCCCGGGCGAGGGTGGCCGCGGCCGCCTGATGCTCCCACGGGGTGGCGATTCCCTGCGCGATCAGGGCGTCACGCACCGCGGGATCGGTCCAGGAGGGCCACGGTGCCGGGCGGCCCTCGCGAGCGGGAACCTGCTCGATGTGGGTGACCGGCGAAACCGCTGTGCCGTTGGTGCGCGCCCGCAGCCGGTGCAGCAGTTCAGCAGGACCGAAGGCGGTGGAGGTCACGCATTGCACTGTGACACCGGTATGCCCGAACCTCAAACGGGTAGGACGGTGGGTGCCACGCGTCGGCCCCGATCGGTCGGTGGTTAGATTTCGCGGGGGGAGAGATCAGGGAGGAGGACCGATGGAGCTGTCACTCACGACCCGGACCGTCGCCGAGCACACCGTGCTCGAGGTCGGCGGTGAGGTGGATGTTTACACCGCCCCCCCGATTGCGCGAGCGGCTCATCGAGCTGGTCGACGCGGGCGCCCGTGACGTGGTCGTGGATCTGGAGCGGGTCGACTTCCTCGACTCGACCGGCCTGGGTGTCCTGGTCGGCGCCCTGAAGCGGCTGCGGACCGCGCACGGAACCTTCGGCCTGGTCTGCGCCAAGGAGCCGCTTCTCAAGATCTTCCGGATCACCGCCCTGGACCAGGTCTTCCCGATCTTCCCAACGGTCGATGCGGCCACCGAACGCGACGGCAGCGGTCCCACTTCGTGATGGCAACCGTTCGGCTCTCCTTCTCTCCGGCCCCGGTGCATGTGCGCACCGCACGGCTCGTCGGCGTCGCCGTGGCCCGGCGTGCCGGCGTGGCGGAGGAGCTGCTCGACGAGGTCCGGCTCGCCATCGGTGAGGCCTGCACCCGGGCGGTCACTCTGCACCGCCAGTACGGTCTCACCGATCTCGTCACGATGGAGATGTCCGACTCGGATTCCTACACGGTCCGGGTCATCGACCACGCCCCGATCGAGGCGAGCGTGGGCCTGGCCAAGCTGCCGCCGGACGAGCTGGCCGCGGAGAACCTCACCGACGACGCGCTCACCACCGGTGTGGGTTTCGCGCTGCTCGCCGGTTTCGTCGACGACCTGCAGGTGCGACCGGTGGACGACGGCCCGGGCACCGAGGTCCGCATGGTCTGGCCGGTCACCCGCCGCTGACGCGACACCCTCCCGCCATTATGTCCGCTTATGGGCGAAATTTCCTGAAATAGCGGTTAAAGTTGGGCGAGGCATTGCAAGTTGTCAAACATCCCCGCATACCCGGGATCGACACCGGCCTAACATAGCGGCGATCGTCGCAGAAACACGCCTGGTGCTACATGTGACGACCAACACGTAAGCCCTATACAGTACGCGAGTTATCAGCTACTGCTGGCCCGCGTCCGCGGGTCTGGTCGTCCTTCCCCGGGCTCCCCGGGGAATGCGCTCGGAAGGCTTCGTCCGCCGTCCGGGCGCCATCGGTGTAGGAGGACAAGGATGTCCGGGACCTCGATAGACCTCGCCGCTGATGGTGGCGGAGTGTCCCTGAGCGGATCAAACGT includes these proteins:
- a CDS encoding PH domain-containing protein; the encoded protein is MGSHWVRPYSPGNGRWLVIVWEAVALALLTWASIRQFDLIGHGVRAVACTLAAVWVIGAWRILRHGVYVSSDGVLIRGLLRSRSLRWHDIAGVHLHQSIHKLGRWELQNDTTVLIERHDGATVNTELWAQGVDFHSRPKLFRAVYQEIRNRHRAAAEN
- the ssd gene encoding septum site-determining protein Ssd, translating into MTADQDLLDDLLRLAAAGGTEVDVAPDPAAARARWVGAPMVLVGADQAAACLRARLPRRSRLILVGHPETMRPAFQMADLIGADNLAVLPEADPWMVDQFAGRADPLSTARTLAVIGGRGGAGASILATGLATTAVRAGYRTLLVDADPLGGGLDLVLGWEQVDGMRWPALAGADGRVDPPTLLGALPHRGDLVLLSFDRDELPGVPVEAMAAALDAARRGRDVIVADLPRQLDDAAVLALQAAERALLVVPAELRATASAARIAATVSVHCDDVAVVVRGPAPGRLKARDIARALGLPLAGTLRPEPGVCQGIERGTAPTADGKGPLADLCRRLVGELMETVTKAAAA
- a CDS encoding HAD family hydrolase produces the protein MGLSAAFFDLDKTVIAKSSALAFGRPFYRDGLISRRDVVKTAYAQLMFRLGGGTDEQSMARTRDYMAALCKGWRVEQVQQIVAETLNDLINPYVYAEAAALIAEHQAAGRDVVLVSASGDEMVRPIGALLGITDVIATRMAIVDGRYSGAVEFYSAGSAKVVGVKRLAEERGYDLTRCYAYSDSSSDLPLLEAVGLPSVVNPDRALRRVAALRSWPIMEFRNPVPLGKRLRDRPAVPVAAALGVGVGVAIGFALYGRHRRTRSAVA
- a CDS encoding STAS domain-containing protein codes for the protein MENSIRTTRTDDGSVTVTVLGEVDFANSDMVAQGIHDAITDWSPTAVRVDLRDAAFIDSTGLGALIEGYRTAEAKGVTFEVLNPSDTFRRVLSVTGLSDFFGLIDDRDEEPSRASGA
- a CDS encoding type II secretion system F family protein — protein: MTWVLVTLLVAAVFLVAGPERGARDRLTGRRTRLDLTGVRRVLVALLGGPVWRLAVGAAVVAGVAAGSAGGPVAAVVAGAYAGLAVHEWRRLDRRKRGAARRMATLDELTSLVADLRAGIPAAVVAATSAGGARLAGDERIQRLTGAVWRLAEHTGAPAADLLERIESDARETGRLGRKAGAQAAGAQVTAGLLAVLPFAGIGAGYVLGGDPMDVLLHTPGGAGCAIGALILQCCGLKWAQRIGERVLR
- a CDS encoding DUF4244 domain-containing protein gives rise to the protein MSTAEYAVGTIAAVAFAGVLLKVITSGTVQSALSALIARALK
- a CDS encoding TadE family type IV pilus minor pilin, producing MRRRRWPGRDRGSFTAELAAGLPALMVLLSAGITAVTAVATRMQCLDAAREAALSAARGEPSTAAGRLAPEGAAIRVSEGGETVTAEVSAPVRILGSDLPGMTVRASASAAREPEGAPVP
- a CDS encoding type II secretion system F family protein, with translation MTGIVVAGCAALAAGLLILPAGRRRLSRPRSGRPGGRRTRVLLSVLAGLAVAGFIGGPWGVPLGVAAGLGTERFLRGREPAEVRQERAEALADLPLGADLLAAALQGGTSVDRSIAAVADALGGPLGDRLQRVARSLRLGASPPEAWAHLAGVPQSERLVAAAVRSSASGGALAGALERFAGDLRADRAVENEAAAQRASVLIVLPLGLCFLPAFVLAGLVPTMVAILRDVL
- a CDS encoding Rv3654c family TadE-like protein, with the translated sequence MRDRGSASVLVAAAGSVLVVLAAGLAAVGAARVARHQAKVAADFGALAGGAHAIEGQAAACAVARRYVEANGASMSDCVVSGLEIVVRAEVRFRFAPDGAEAASRAGPISGVTIPT
- a CDS encoding Fic family protein; the encoded protein is MDPLAPLLDLADVAPAFAGARDAVDAAHRHRALRKHGGQVAAEASLRAAVASAALDGSRFDLEEVRGGTVTDPVVQGALRVAEALPGLVDLWPRAPRQVLAKLHVLAARGVVHDHDLGRLTSGAERIDALAGLVAGNETTPPMLLAAVVHAELVTLRPFAGPAGVVARAAARLTLIGRGFDPRGLVTVEVGHLSREPEYVGSAGAYATGTTDGVRSWLRHYAAAITAGAEEIAVIGDGVLAAV
- a CDS encoding TadA family conjugal transfer-associated ATPase, with product MSESSSDRVTDRVRRRFAYDGVEATPAAVVSAVRQETAVLGDTAVLRLAGRVRDELIGAGPLAPLLADPAVTDVLVNRLHVWVDRGAGLERAAIRFGDGDEVRRLAQRLVAACGRRLDDGQPFADARLPDGTRLHAVLPPIATDGPYLSLRTFRQRPFSLDDLVRHGAVEAVAAEVLTAVVTGRLAYLVTGGTGSGKTTMLATLLGLVPPTERIVLVEDAAELRPVHPHVVALQARTANVEGAGAVGLTDLVRQALRMRPDRLVVGECRGAEIVDLLGALNTGHDGGAGTLHANAPGDVPARLEALGLLGGLPRAALHAQVVAALQVVLQVRRTGAGRFLESIGVLVPAGEERLATVVPAWQRDRGPGPGATVLARLLAERGITVPEVLRS